One genomic region from Ovis canadensis isolate MfBH-ARS-UI-01 breed Bighorn chromosome 24, ARS-UI_OviCan_v2, whole genome shotgun sequence encodes:
- the DNASE1L2 gene encoding deoxyribonuclease-1-like 2 has product MKSGLVCPTPGLRSHPAVSVPLRPPMGGPLTLLAALWALEAARAQALRIGAFNIQSFGDSKVSDPGCCGVIAQILAGYDVMLVQEVRDPDLSAVSALIEQINSVSKHEYSFVSSEPLGRDQYKEMYLFVYRKDTVSVVDTYQYPDAEDAFSREPFVVKFSAPGSAAKEFVLIPLHAAPHHAVAEIDALYDVYLDVIDKWGTDDILFLGDFNADCKYVRAQDWPVIRLRSSEVFKWLIPDSADTTVGNSDCAYDRIVVCGSHLRKSLKHQSATVHDFQEEFGLDQTQALTISDHFPVEVTLKSH; this is encoded by the exons ATGAAGAGTGGGCTGGTGTGTCCCACTCCAGGTCTGCGCTCACACCCGGCAGTGTCTGTCCCTCTAAGACCGCCCATGGGCGGGCCCCTGACCTTACTGGCCGCGCTCTGGGCGTTGGAGGCTGCCAGAGCCCAGGCGCTGCGCATAGGAGCTTTCAACATCCAGAGCTTCGGAGACAGCAAAGTGTCGGACCCGGGCTGCTGCGGCGTCATCGCGCAA ATCCTGGCTGGCTATGACGTCATGCTCGTGCAGGAGGTGCGAGACCCCGACTTGAGCGCCGTGTCCGCTCTCATAGAGCAGATCAACAG CGTGTCCAAGCACGAGTACAGCTTCGTGAGCAGTGAGCCCCTGGGTCGGGACCAGTATAAGGAAATGTACCTGTTTGTCTACAG gaagGACACGGTGTCGGTCGTTGACACGTACCAGTACCCGGACGCCGAGGACGCCTTCAGCCGGGAGCCGTTCGTGGTCAAGTTCTCGGCGCCCGGCTCCG CCGCCAAGGAGTTCGTGTTGATTCCGCTGCACGCGGCTCCGCACCACGCCGTGGCCGAGATCGACGCGCTCTACGATGTGTACCTGGACGTGATCGACAAGTGGGGGACCGAC GACATCCTGTTTCTGGGCGACTTCAACGCCGACTGCAAATACGTGAGGGCGCAGGACTGGCCGGTCATCCGCCTGCGCAGCAGCGAGGTCTTCAAGTGGCTCATCCCGGACAGCGCCGACACCACGGTGGGCAACTCGGACTGCGCTTACGACCGCATCGTGGTCTGCGGCTCCCACCTGCGCAAGAGCCTGAAGCATCAGTCAGCCACCGTGCACGACTTCCAGGAGGAATTCGGCCTGGACCAAACTCAG GCCCTGACCATCAGTGACCATTTTCCTGTGGAGGTGACCCTCAAGTCCCACTGA